GGGAGGGCCCTGGGTGTGCAGCCCTCCCCCTTGCttgctgggctctgggaaggaggcatgagggcgcTTCCCTCCCAAGGCCAGGTGAGCAGGGCAGTGCACTCCATGCCAACCTCGGGGAAGGAGACACAAGGCCACTGGGTGCATCCCAGAGCCCAAGAAAGAAGGTGCCCCCTAGCTTCCCAGGCTGTGGGGAGGTCATGACAGGGCTCTGGGAGCATCCCTGAGTCCTCCTGCAACCTTGAGTGCAGCTCCAGGGGTTCCTGACTTTGCATGATTTTGCCTTTGCACATGGACCCCCAGAAAGGAAGCCGCACATACATGGCAGGTGAACTGTACTTCCTAGAAATTCTTATGTTCTCCAAAGGTGGACCACAccatttttctctcctttccatTGTGTGACATATATGTTTGATACTTTTTCCTTTCTAAAACTAATACAGCTCTCCCCTTCTTTACTTCTTGAACTTTGCCTTGTTTTCTTCTGTCTAGCTTCCCTCTTTCCTGAGGAGCATCtccttcaacaacagtgctggggactTTGTGTCTTTTGATGAGAATGGGGAATTGGCAGCTGGATTTGACGTTATTAACTGGGTTACTTTCCCCAACCAAACCTTCTTGCGAATGAAAGTAGGAAAAATAGAACCACAGGAATCCCACTATGTGGACTTCAGCATGGATGAAGAAGCCATCACATGGCACAAAGCATTCAATCAAGTGGGAGCATTTCTTTAATATTAAGAATACAAATACAAGAATAAGGCCCAAAATTAATAACATTCTTAAGGCCAGTCAAAGGCTGTGAGAAATGTCAGAGCGCACGTAAACACCATTTGCCTTCCCACCATAGTGGTAGCTATTTCTTGACTTGCACTGggatgctttagaactgctaagttggcaggatctgggacagagcagtgggagctcaccccatctagtggatttgaacctccaaccttccgaTGAACAAGCCGAAGTgtctcattggtttagaccacatcactACCTGCATCCCTAATGTAGGAGAAAATCCTATGGAACCAACGAAGACTTATTTCTCAGAAGACAAGGGGAGGATAAGTTGTCCATTTGTGCTGAAGGAAGAGTACTTGTCTTGTAGTGTTTATCTGAGCTTAATGTATATGCTTCCTATTTTGCCTTCTCTGCCAACACAGTATATTTCAGAATCGGTTGTCCTGTCCTCTTGCCATCCACCATCTTATTGAGATGAAATATTcaattttccttctccttgacTCCCAATATTTACATTACAATTTATTCACCCATACACCAATTTTCTGGAATAACGTAAATCTGCCAAAAGCTTGTCCTACGTGAAACAACTTTATTCTGCACTGCATCATAATCACTAAGTAGGGAGGGTATCTTTTGTCATGGAAGTCAGTCTTTTCTCTTCTGCTGCATTGTACTTTTGTACTTACTTTCTCGCTTTCTCTTGGAGAAGATGTGAGAGGATGGCAtgattgctttgtcctgtatatattgcttaataaattaCTTAGAATGCACACACCTAAGCTCCACATcgtttctgctatactctgctgattGAGTGTGCACATATCTTCTGATATGAGTCACTGGTGGGTGGCGGGACTGCAGATTTATGGACGTCCCGGGCTCCGTTTCATCAGGAAGACACCTTGATCTGGGGGCTGCTTGTGCTCCCCCCGGCATGTTCCGAAAATGCTCTTGTGTCTTTGGTTCAAACTGTGTTCTTTACCATGCAAAAGGGagcttcctcttctcctctctttCTGGCTAGGTGCTGCCCCTTGGTTTGTGCAATGATCGGTGCCAGCCAGGCTACagccggaaaaagaaggaggggtggccattttgttgctatgactGTGCTTCATGTCCAGATGGGATGATTTCAAATCAAACGGGTAGGAGACATCAGCTGCTCTTTTATAAAATGCTTCCTAAACTATTTCAACAGTTTCCCCTTATTAATAGTTCAGTACTCACTCCTAAACAGAACAGCAGTTGCACTCAGATCTGGAAGAAAGAAGACAGACACAGAGAGTTGGGCAAACTAGAGCCACATCTTTAACCTTCACAAAGTAGATCTGTGAAAATAGGTGTGGATCATGTCCACTGTTCTCTGCCTGCTCCCCACCTGCCACAGCTTGCAGAGCCAGGGAAGACTTGCCTCACCATCCATCCCCATAGTTTTAGGGCTGAGACCCGGAAAAGGAGAAAATGTCTGCAGGTCAGCCCCTCAGCCCCTGAATACTATTCAGTGAATCTCATCTTACTATTTTGCTCAGTGTATCACTAAGAAtgatgtttatagatgctgaaaaagcttttgataatgcTTCTTGGGATTTCATCTCTGATACTTGTTTTCAATTATTTAATGGCTCAGAATTGTGTTTTGGGGCAGAAGcaatatttatttcaaagaaaaTTTGAAAGGCCATTGGAGAGGGAGGAATCCATTTTATTGCAAAGAATGAAACATGACAGATGAAAAAGGTTGGCGTGTTTGATGGAACTCATTAATATGATTTCTTTAGATATGGATAATTGTTTCAAATGCCAAGAAGGTCGATTTCCAAACCACAACAGAGATCAATGCATTCCCAAGAGACAAAATTTTCTTTCCTACGCAGATCCTTTGGGATTCACATTAGCGGCCTTAGCTCTGCTGTTCGCTCTGATCACAGCCTTGGTCCTTGGCGTCTTCTCTAAGAACagggacactcccattgtcaaagccaacaaccgggacctcacctacactctgctccttgccctcttgctctgcttcctctgctccttgctcttcattggccagcctcacccagtgagctgctctTTACGACAAACggcctttggcatcatcttctccattgcggtgtcttgtgtcttggccaaaaccttcacggtggttctggccttcatggccaccaaaccaggatccaggatgaggaaatgggtggggaaatctcTGGCCAACTCTGTTCTTCTGGGTTGCTGCTCACTTCAAGCCAGTATTTGTGCTGTTTGGCTCTGTACGGCTCCTCCCTTTCCAGATGTGGACATGAACTCTCTGGCGGAGGAAATCATTGTGGAATGCAATGAAGGCTCTGCccccatgttttattgtgtcctggggTACCTGGGATTCCTGGCCAGTGTCAGCTTCACCAtggctttcctggccaggaagttgccagaaagtttcaatgaagccaagttcatcactttcagcatgttggtgttctgcagtgtttggctgtcctttgttccctcttatctgagcaccaaaggaaagcagatggtggctgtggagatcttctgcatcttggcctccagtgcaggCCTGCTCGcttgcatcttcttccccaaattGTACATAATTCTTCTGAGGTCCGACTTGAACAGCAAAGACCACTTGATTCTGAGGAGCAAATAAAAGTCAACTTGAGTATACCacacttctattattattattattattattattattattattattattattattattaataataataataataatacccgcccatctgattgggttgccccagccactcttggtggcttcaaacatatataaaaagattATAAAACATCACATTCTAGAAGGTTTCCcgagacagggctgccttcagatgtcttctgaaggttatatagttattcatctccttgacatttgatgggagagtgttccacagggaaggcactatcaagaaggccctctctctgcctgcttctctgtaacctcacttctcgtagccTCAGGGACTGGCCAAAGGAGGAATAGTGAAGACTGCCtctccagcctgacccttccagggaggggaaagaggaagacagtttggagttacaacaggggtttgatgGAGGCCAGAGAGGACAGTAAAAAGTGGACggtaagaaacatttccttgtaTTTGTACATTCTTGGTAAACCAGCCCGGAGTTAGCTGACAGCTGCCTGacatgcagtgagggaactgccagaagggtctcagagctggacctcagtgtccaggctgaacgatgggggttccTTCAGGTATATGCCCATAAGATCTTCACCACATGGACTTGCAATGTTAAAACCACAACCTACATAAAAAATTAAGAATTAGATTAGAGAACACTGCTACTGGTTCATGTGGAGAGAGCCTTCAATAGTGTGGCATGGAATTTCTTAATTCATACTTTCAAAAGCCCTAAAATAGGAAACAAAATTACGAATGGAATTAAAGCAATCTACGCAAACAAAAAAGATAAGTTAATGATAAACAATGAAATTACTGAAGAATTTAATATTGAAAGAGGGACCAAGCAAGCCTGCCCTCTATCTCCACTTCTATTTATTACAATGTTGGAGACACTCCTAATAGTGATAAGAAAAGATCCCAAAATAAGGGGCATTAACTTAGGTAGTAGGTATTACAAGGTGAAAGTATTTGCAGATGATGTGATTATTACCACTGAAAATCCAATTGATGGAATACAAGAAGCTCTAATGAAGATGGATGAATTTGGAGAGGTCTCGGGATTCACATTGAATAAAGATAAATCCAAACTATTAACAAAAAATatgggaaagaaagaagaggaatatctaGAAAGAACAACACGTCTAAAAATTACAAATAAATTAAACTTCTTGGGGATTTTGATTACCAGTAAGAATACTAATTTGTACAAAGATAATTACATTaaaaagtggaaggaaataaagaaaatttaGGTAACTGGAGCAAGCTAGATCTGTCTTTATGGGGCAGAATATCTATGATTAAAATGACAGTATTTCCCAAAATGCTGTATCGGTACATAATGCTTTAAAGCTTGGCAGAGGGACCTTGCCAACTTCCTTTGGCAGGGTAAAAAACCAAGAGTTAGATTCAAATTgttaattgtcagggaactgccatctgagatgcaggaggtgaaagggctcacggagggtgagagagaccattcagctgaggaggggaccagcagggggagaagtggagttccaagggaaagtgagtcggagggagggctcagagacacttcaagcgagaacagtggggaggtttcaagacctcctgtagggacacccactcctcgccggaaactgtcacgccgagagtccagaagacgcgtttccgttaaggagcttttatgctggaagaagttccgtaaacgcccactgtccgattcaacgagcgactgatggagccatgcttaaggagctccgtcacagacagaggtttgtggacttagccaaactctgagggactaggattttacgcacaagcagctcaccatcccatcacagcaatcggacagtccctgaaagcagcttgtgcagagaggcatcatgagcaacccagccggagccgggggagcaggaggagctggagagggtccaagcctggaagaaaggtacagggtgttggaagtccagctagcactgcaaacggcgaggctagaagaaaggagggcgcaggatgcagaaaaggcaaaaggcgctacactagcaagaaagatgccaggattggtgcagaagtttgggggggaccccaggaactaccaagcctttaggacagagatgcagtatgctctcgaactgcagtttaacgactttcccgacgaggcatcgcgagtggcgtttgtgattggccatctcgaagggggggcgagagactgggttagacccctgatggcagggaatagtgaaatgctaaAGGACatgaggaagttttttcgcgccatggatttgatgttttccagcgagattgaacagggactggtgcgcagacaattgatggcttgcaaacaggggagccgatcggttcgtgagtactggactgagtttacaatgttgatacataaattgggatgggacctatcggcggaacccattcaaatgctctttgaagaggggctttcttcggcggtgaaagacgaactttcccgggcgcccagggcggagtctatggaccagctgaccaaatcagcgctgaccattggagcgcgccaggaggcaagagccttggagaagtgggaggggaaaggagagtgttggagggatttccgcattccagagattccagagccaagtttcccgccaggagagccgatggaagttggaacagcgcgcgcgcgcgcagtttcaaatcccagtgaagggaggaagaaggagggaaagagcgccaagaaatgttatctctgccagcagccaggtcactttgccagagtctgcccgcaaagaaaggaatggcaagggatggcgggagctgttggggggaaggaggagggagttcaggagccagtaaaagccaacgcctggctgccaccgtcagggcactgcagccaggccaaggagcagtaaaagtgcccactccggaacctccaagaccagccctagtaatagaggtgttgctagagctggcaaacggatacccactaaagacaaaggcgctgttggactcaggcagctcctgtaattttatgagtaaggagtttgcagctgaacaccagatacagacactccctttaagcaaccccctgcaggtgaccacgatcgatgggagggagctgttgggaggagaagttagcctacagaccgtcccaatggttatgagggtggccaggcacaccgaaaggatagcgttcaatgtggccaccctgggaggggctcccgtcattttgggaatgagctggctagcgttgcatgacccgctagtgggctggcatcagagagtggtctcctttgggtcagcacattgcctggaacactgcagagagggaaaggtgccagaaggggcaaaagcctttctagcagggacggaagtggcggacaaagggaaggtgcccaaacaatacgctgacctgagcaaggtcttcagcgaaagggaagcagataaactaccaccgcatagagactttgactgccaaattaacctggtccctggggcccagctccccgtgggcaagctgtacgccatgtcagacagggaaatgcaggagttaagggagtttattgataaaaacctgaagaggggcttcatcagagagtccagagcggtgggggggagcccagtgttttttgtggacaaaaaaaacacggataaacccaggcttgtagtggactaccggcggctaaatgccgtgtcagaaccagtgactttccccatgcccaggattgatgacattttgaccagggtgaggaagggaaagatattcacgaaactggacctgagaggggcatacaacctgatacgaataaagaaaggggatgaatggaaaaccaccatgttcacccctttgggggcttttgaatatctcgttatgccattcggattgcaatcaggctccgcctgttttcaatcgctcatgaaccatgtcctgggacctttgctctacaagaattgcgtggccttcctcgatgacgtgctgatatattcagagaatgaggagcagcatgtaaaggatgtcagggaagtgctgagccagctgcaagcaaaccagctgtgggtgaaattggagaagtgtcagtttcacaccaaggaggtggaattcctggggtaccgcttatcagacaagggattagccatggatccaggcaaggtccaggcggtgctggaatggaagacaccgaaaacgaaaaaggatgtgcaaaggttcttagggtttgggaacttttaccgtaaattcatcaagaactttgcccacttaacggctcccatcacggactgtctaagcagcaagaagaaattcgtttggacggcggaggcggagcaagcatttgaggaattgaaaagggcattcgcttcggaagaacagctcctgcatgtggatttacaaaaacccatgagagtggaaactgatgcctcagaccgggcggtgggggcggtgctgcttcagccagggagcaataagtcggaatggagaccgtgtgccttcttttcgcgtaagctgaacaaatccgagaggaactacaccgtatatgaccgagaactactcgccattcacgaagcgttccggagatggagacacttactaattggcgcacagcataaggtgcaagtgtgtacggaccacaagaatttggagtattggagaaccgcacgagtgctcaaccaacgacaagtgagatgggcccaggagttctccaaattccattttgaaatctgctatgtgccaggtccagaaaacatcagagcggacgctctctctcgcaaacctgaatatttggagggggagggagcgcctgaagagagacatattatcccagaggaccactgggtgtgtggggcggcctgggtggggcaaagagaactggtagagggaacggtaaatgatgaatacgcccaggataagctcagaggtttaaggagagagggagaagaccccggaggttttgaagaaagaaacggggcattgtattacaaaggggcactatatatacccgaaggggaattgagggggagagtactcaaacagctgcacgacaatcccacagcggggcattttgggcaacacaagaccatgtggttggtgaccagggagttttggtggcccaaggtgagggaggatgtacgggagtatgtgagaaggtgtgaccaatgccagagagccaaaggagaaaggcgggcaccagcggggttattagaaccgttacccacaccagaacgaccgtgggaggcgatatcgatagattttatgactgatctgcctaaatcccagggggaaaccgccatactagtcgtagtagacctgttaactaagatgggtcactttgtagcttgctcacatgcagtcacggcggaagagacagcgaaattgtttgtagaacatatttttaggctgcatggcgcccccttgagggtggtttccgacagagggaaacagttcatgtccagattctggaggaaacttatgagcttgttgcacgtagaggtcaacttttcgactgccaggcaccctgagaccaatgggcaggcggagagggcaaacggtatcttccaacaatacctgaggtgttatgtcaatgacagagagaacgattgggtcgaaaagttggcgctagcggaatttgcttacaataatgcagagaatgtgtccaccgggatgagcccctttttggctaattatgggtaccaccccagggcgtttccagggggaggaggggagagatggagtgtcccggccgctgaacattttgtagaagaaatggaagcgatccatcgtcaactccaactcaacttagaaagggccaaagaagaatataagaggcaggcagacaagagcagaagggaaggtgaaaccattagggtggggagtcaggtctggctatcaacccaagggttgccgttcaaggggggttgcaagaaattgagacccaaaagattgggaccatttgaggtcatccaacaggtcaacccagtggctttcagactccggttaccgaaccacatgaaactgcacccagtattccacaggtcattactgtcaccatataggggggaaggtgaaggggtatccacacgggggccagccatagaagaaagggaaagcagcaaccatgtggcggaaatcatcgactccaggtggaagggtaatcaggtggagtatttggtcgcgtgggaaggggaaccggagtcggaaaacacctgggtgacggcagaggaggtccgtgacgagatcttgatcgaaacgttccaccaaaggttccccaggaaacctcagccagtagcgaggttccggagggagtactttggcaccaccgacgatgaggaggaactggaaggattcagggaatcggagttggaaggaggaacagactccgatgaggaggagtacttggaaaccggaaacagcaagaggtggagggaagtgttcgaaacttcggaagatgagggaggttccttcaggggttttgctccctcgcctcccgcagaggaggggagggaagggggtgaagggggccctggaggggaggtggatgtcagggaactgccatctgagacgcaggaggtgaaagggttcacagagggtgagagagaccattcagctgaggaggggaccagcagggggagaagtggagttccaagggaaagtgagtcggagggagggctcagagacacttcaagcgagaacagtggggaggtttcaagacctcctgtagggacacccactcctcgccggaaactgtcacgccgagagtccagaagacgcgtttccgttaaggagcttttatgctggaagaagttccgtaaacgtccactgtccgattcaacgagcgactgatggagccatgcttaaggagctccgtcacagacagaggtttgtggacttagccaaactctgagggactaggattttacgcacaagcagctcaccatcccatcacattaATGGAGCCTAGAGAAAGAGGAGGGTTCGCTGTTCCGGACCTTAAACTGTATTTTGAGACTGCATGTTGGACATGGCTGAAAGACTGGATTTTACTTAAGGACACCAAAGTCCTAGATTTAGAAGGCTGGGACAAAGTCTCTGGGTGGCATGGCTACCTAGGTCgtgataaaataaaagcacataaaggCTTCATGAATCACCTGGTGAGGAAGGTGCTATTTGAAGCCTGAGAGAGGAACTAAACAAGTTACAACAAAACCCCCCTGGTGGATATCAGCTATAGAATCTACTGCTGTTCATAGAAATAATATGAACAATAATTGGTTAACGTACAGGGATCTGGTAGACGAGATAAGTTACTGCCCCAAACTGAAAATAATTCAAAGAACTTAAACAGCTTGGGGTGAACTGGTTAGAGTACTTTCAACTTAAAGCAACACTTGAAAAGGATGAAAAACTAAAAGGATTTGATAATAAATTAtcaattttggaaaaggaagttcTATATAACAATCAAAAGACTCTCTCCAAAATTTATAAACTGTTGCAGAATGGACTAGAAAATGAGGAAAAAGGAAATGCTACATGTTATGCCTGCCagcgtggttgctcgagagcgaacaggcaagatccccactggtcttttcaaaggctttattattggtgctaaAACATTTATAGTGCAGAATGTCTCAATTCCACGTCTTGCTCAGTCACCAGCAGAATCTGAGAGAGGGTGGTCCTTaagctttccccagcagagtagtctcttgacccccagccgacgcctcccctctctgcacatAAACCTACACAGAGAGGGCATGGCCAAAGGGGGACCTGCCTCTCCCCCGCTTTGCTCATGCATGGTGTCTTGGCTCTCTCTTGCATCCTCCAAGCCCTGCatctcttccccactagaggcggggcttccctcctccgtggaggaagtgctgctttcaCGATCTtgggaggctccctgtaacccagctgcccttccacctctcgcctctgagctgatggcagtttccCTGACACTACAATAAAATGGGAATGGGATTTAGGTTATGTAATTGAATATAAGGACTGGAAAAAATTGTGGACAAAAAATATGGTCAGCATGCTATTtaataagagaaaattatatgaaaatgtacCACAGGTGGTACCTAGCACCAGAGAGATTGGCTAAAATGAACAAAACGTATAGTAATAAGTGTTGGAGGTGTACAAAACACAATGGaaccttctaccatatgtggtggacctgtccagAGATTAGAAAGTTCTGGGACATGAtccataaagaaataaagaagctATTAAGAATAACATATAGtaaaagaccagaggcattcCTTTTGAGAATTCTGAACAACGATATCCCAAAAGATAAAATctaattatttttatatgtgaTGTCAGTggcaagaatcctggtggctaagtacagtggtacctcaggttaagtacttaatttgttccggaggtccgtacttaacctgaaactgttcttaacctgaagcaccactttagctaatggggtctcctcctgctgctgcgccgcaagagcacaatttctgttctcatcctgaagcaaagttcttaacctgaagaactattcctgggttagtggagtctgtaacctgaagcatatgtaacctgaagcgtatgtaacctgaggtaccactgtactggaaaggtaaacaaatacccaccagggaagaatggttATGCAAAGCTGACGGACATGACATAAACCAAAATATATAGCTAAGAAGCAATGGGACTGTCTGAATGAATATTTGAAAGACAAGGTTCAAGGGCAAAAATCTGGCTGTGTTTAGAATGATCTTGTGAATGGAAAGGAAaatgtacatacatatatatacatattaagataagaataataatgaaataCAGGTAGGCATATTAAGTACGAAAGAAGTGCTGTGAGATCGGTGGAAGTTTATTAtctattatttatataaaaaaggtgTTAATGGTTTTTTACGGtatatttttttaatccattcttctattttctatttctttgtttctcctttcttttattcttttctttgctttcttcattattatttttttatgtattgcTTTGTTTCAATGTAGTTACtttgcaataaaaaaatatttaaaaaataaaaaattaagagcAACCAGTAATCTTCCACAACAAATTTAAAGGGCACTGGAGGTCaaccagccaaagacctggttaaagaggaaggtTATTGCCTTCTAccctaacctagaggttaccagagcaaagGCAACATTACTTTGGCCTTGCCTGGCCAtgagccgaagctgatggaagacgCTCTGCACCATGGAGGCCACCTGAGCTTCAAGCACTAGCTGTTGATCTTGAAGTACCCCAAAgctgtgaacctgctccttcagagggggttcagccccatcaagagcagacaacctcccatccatcaggTCTAAGGAACCACC
The nucleotide sequence above comes from Podarcis raffonei isolate rPodRaf1 chromosome 14, rPodRaf1.pri, whole genome shotgun sequence. Encoded proteins:
- the LOC128401975 gene encoding vomeronasal type-2 receptor 26-like, translated to MTDPFQLPYQYYQRGDLIIGGIVNNYGYLSEEIDFQHHPNMKFTDELFSTLKYYQNTLSLAFAVKEINENPNIVLNMSFGFHLYDSFVNTRMTFQNTLKLLSSTERIVPNFKLRSSELQLQTFFRMVPNEKYQYAGIVKLLLHFQWTWVGLVASDDENGEKFMQILVPMLSQHGVCTAFKEKVQSLSQGMDHFNSWELIRAKFSSLMVSEVNILVLCAEPQTITVVKWLQYFYSLDEDIAENYAGVVKKELPSFLRSISFNNSAGDFVSFDENGELAAGFDVINWVTFPNQTFLRMKVGKIEPQESHYVDFSMDEEAITWHKAFNQVLPLGLCNDRCQPGYSRKKKEGWPFCCYDCASCPDGMISNQTDMDNCFKCQEGRFPNHNRDQCIPKRQNFLSYADPLGFTLAALALLFALITALVLGVFSKNRDTPIVKANNRDLTYTLLLALLLCFLCSLLFIGQPHPVSCSLRQTAFGIIFSIAVSCVLAKTFTVVLAFMATKPGSRMRKWVGKSLANSVLLGCCSLQASICAVWLCTAPPFPDVDMNSLAEEIIVECNEGSAPMFYCVLGYLGFLASVSFTMAFLARKLPESFNEAKFITFSMLVFCSVWLSFVPSYLSTKGKQMVAVEIFCILASSAGLLACIFFPKLYIILLRSDLNSKDHLILRSK